The following DNA comes from Cytophagia bacterium CHB2.
CTGGCCGTCGTGGGCGGCGAGATTACCACGGATTGTTACGTGCATGTGCCCGACATTGTGCGCCGCACCATCAAAGAGATCGGCTATACCAATGCCAGCTTTGGGTATGATTTTGAAACCTGCGCCGTGTTGACTTCGATCGACCGGCAATCTCCGGACATTGCCATGGGCGTTGATCGCGAGGGCGCCGGCGACCAGGGCATGATGTTTGGTTATGCTTCCAATGAAACGCCGGAATATATGCCGATGCCGATTTTGCTGGCGCACAAGCTGTGCCGGCGCCTCGCGGAGGTGCGCAAGCAAGGCATTCTTCCTTATTTGCGGCCGGACGGCAAGGCGCAAGTTTCCGTACGTTATGTGGACGGCAAGCCGCGCAGCGTCGAGGCCGTGGTCGTCTCCACGCAGCATAACCCGGAAGTTTCGCAAGAACAAATTCGGCAGGATGTGATTGAGAAAGTGGTCAAGCATGTCATACCCGCCGC
Coding sequences within:
- a CDS encoding methionine adenosyltransferase, which gives rise to MNAMLFTSESVTEGHPDKIADQISDAVLDAIFAQDSKARVACETFVTTGLAVVGGEITTDCYVHVPDIVRRTIKEIGYTNASFGYDFETCAVLTSIDRQSPDIAMGVDREGAGDQGMMFGYASNETPEYMPMPILLAHKLCRRLAEVRKQGILPYLRPDGKAQVSVRYVDGKPRSVEAVVVSTQHNPEVSQEQIRQDVIEKVVKHVIPAAMLDEHKVAYHINPTGRFVVGGPQGDAGLTGRKIIVDTYGGFGRHGGGAFSGKDPTKVDRSGAYAMRHVAKNIVAAGLADRCEVQVAYAIGVAQPVSICVDTFGTGKTSSQN